The Cellulomonas sp. S1-8 genome has a window encoding:
- a CDS encoding ABC transporter permease gives MSAAWDVEALKLRRSPVARTSALALVVGTCVLAAGFTAVGLGDGDSQMAVKVRPMLQGTGWSAYLGMLAQILSVGTLLAVGIVLTWSVGREFTDGTVAGLQALPTPTASIAGAKLATVALGAGACALATVGLAIPLGLAIGLGPPDGDAARAAGQALVVALLMTLLTAPLAWVASVRRGYLPGVGALLGIVVATQVATVAGAGAWMPWAAPGLWVGMGGPAAAAAVTPAQLLLALPVGAVGALGTVRWWSTAELC, from the coding sequence GTGAGCGCCGCGTGGGACGTCGAGGCGCTCAAGCTGCGCCGGTCGCCGGTCGCCCGCACGTCCGCACTGGCGCTGGTGGTGGGGACCTGCGTGCTCGCCGCCGGGTTCACGGCCGTCGGGCTCGGCGACGGGGACAGCCAGATGGCCGTCAAGGTCCGTCCGATGCTGCAGGGCACCGGGTGGTCGGCGTACCTCGGCATGCTCGCGCAGATCCTGTCCGTCGGGACGTTGCTGGCCGTCGGCATCGTCCTGACGTGGTCCGTGGGCCGCGAGTTCACCGACGGCACCGTCGCGGGCCTGCAGGCCCTGCCGACCCCGACCGCGTCGATCGCCGGGGCGAAGCTCGCGACCGTCGCGCTGGGTGCCGGCGCCTGCGCGCTCGCGACCGTGGGCCTGGCGATCCCGCTGGGGCTGGCCATCGGGTTGGGGCCGCCGGACGGGGACGCGGCCCGCGCCGCCGGCCAGGCCCTGGTAGTGGCACTGCTGATGACCCTGCTCACGGCTCCGCTGGCGTGGGTCGCGAGCGTGCGGCGCGGCTACCTGCCGGGCGTCGGCGCGCTCCTGGGGATCGTCGTCGCGACGCAGGTCGCCACCGTCGCCGGGGCGGGTGCCTGGATGCCGTGGGCCGCACCGGGCCTGTGGGTGGGCATGGGCGGCCCTGCCGCGGCCGCGGCCGTCACCCCGGCCCAGCTGCTGCTCGCCCTGCCCGTCGGGGCGGTCGGAGCGCTCGGCACGGTCCGCTGGTGGTCCACCGCCGAGCTGTGCTGA
- the hisS gene encoding histidine--tRNA ligase — protein sequence MARPTPLSGFPEWLPDGRIVEQHVLDVLRRTFELHGFAGIETRAVEPLDQLLRKGETSKEVYVLRRLHDEADAGADGSDRAGQLGLHFDLTVPFARYVLENAGHLAFPFRRYQIQKVWRGERPQDGRFREFVQADIDVVGAGDLPYHYEVELPLVMADALGALRALGVPPVRILVNNRKVAEGFYRGLGLSDVEAVLRGIDKLDKVGPDAVAELLVAEAGATPAQAAACLELAGVRGDDASVVERVRDLADRHGATTDLLEEGLSELGALLLAAAERAPGVMVADLKIARGLDYYTGSVYETVLVGHEDLGSICSGGRYDTLASDGATTYPGVGLSIGVSRLVSRLLSAGLVRATRSVPSAVLVAVTSEDGRSRSDAVAAALRARGIPVEVAPSAAKFGKQIRHADRRGIPYVWFLGDTDAEGATAPDQVKDIRSGEQVPADATTWAPPEQDLFPRVVPGEPTA from the coding sequence ATGGCTCGTCCCACACCCCTGTCCGGATTCCCCGAGTGGCTGCCCGACGGGCGCATCGTCGAGCAGCACGTGCTCGACGTGCTGCGCCGCACGTTCGAGCTGCACGGCTTCGCGGGGATCGAGACACGGGCGGTCGAGCCGCTCGACCAGCTGCTGCGCAAGGGCGAGACCTCCAAGGAGGTCTACGTGCTGCGCCGGCTGCACGACGAGGCGGACGCAGGGGCCGACGGCTCCGACCGGGCCGGGCAGCTCGGCCTGCACTTCGACCTGACGGTGCCGTTCGCGCGGTACGTCCTGGAGAACGCCGGCCACCTGGCGTTCCCGTTCCGGCGCTACCAGATCCAGAAGGTGTGGCGCGGCGAGCGTCCCCAGGACGGGCGGTTCCGCGAGTTCGTGCAGGCCGACATCGACGTCGTCGGCGCGGGGGACCTGCCCTACCACTACGAGGTCGAGCTGCCGCTGGTCATGGCCGACGCGCTCGGTGCGCTGCGGGCGCTCGGCGTGCCGCCCGTGCGGATCCTCGTCAACAACCGCAAGGTCGCCGAGGGCTTCTACCGCGGTCTGGGCCTGTCCGACGTCGAGGCGGTGCTGCGCGGCATCGACAAGCTCGACAAGGTCGGCCCCGACGCGGTCGCGGAGCTCCTCGTCGCGGAGGCCGGCGCCACGCCCGCGCAGGCCGCGGCCTGCCTGGAGCTCGCCGGGGTGCGCGGGGACGACGCGTCGGTCGTCGAGCGTGTCCGCGACCTGGCCGACCGGCACGGCGCGACCACGGACCTGCTCGAGGAGGGCCTCAGCGAGCTCGGCGCGCTGCTGCTCGCCGCGGCCGAGCGCGCCCCGGGGGTGATGGTCGCGGACCTGAAGATCGCGCGCGGCCTCGACTACTACACCGGCTCGGTCTACGAGACCGTGCTCGTCGGCCACGAGGACCTCGGGTCCATCTGCTCCGGCGGTCGCTACGACACCCTCGCGTCCGACGGTGCGACGACGTACCCGGGCGTCGGGCTGTCGATCGGGGTCTCGCGGCTGGTGTCCCGGCTGCTCTCCGCGGGCCTGGTCCGCGCCACGCGCTCGGTGCCCTCCGCGGTGCTCGTCGCCGTCACGTCCGAGGACGGCCGCTCGCGCTCCGACGCCGTCGCTGCCGCGCTCCGGGCTCGCGGCATCCCCGTCGAGGTGGCTCCCAGCGCGGCGAAGTTCGGCAAGCAGATCCGCCACGCCGACCGCCGCGGCATCCCGTACGTGTGGTTCCTGGGCGACACCGATGCCGAAGGCGCGACGGCGCCGGACCAGGTCAAGGACATCCGCTCCGGCGAGCAGGTGCCGGCCGACGCGACGACCTGGGCGCCCCCGGAGCAGGACCTGTTCCCGCGGGTCGTGCCGGGGGAACCCACGGCCTGA
- a CDS encoding TetR/AcrR family transcriptional regulator, giving the protein MGRSEATRARLRAAALELFVEHGFEATTVSQVAAAAGVSHMTFFRHFATKEDVVMDDPYDEVIAEAVLAQDRRLPALERVRRGIATAWDALPEPGEAETHARVRLIAGHRGLMARAWENNRRTGELVVDALVADGADPLEASVAAGACLAALMEALLRWGLAPAGRELGPLVRQSLAYLAVVPVAPTGTDAVRS; this is encoded by the coding sequence ATGGGGCGATCCGAGGCGACGCGGGCACGGCTACGAGCCGCCGCCCTGGAGCTCTTCGTCGAGCACGGGTTCGAGGCCACCACCGTCAGCCAGGTCGCAGCCGCGGCCGGGGTCTCGCACATGACGTTCTTCCGGCACTTCGCCACCAAGGAGGACGTCGTCATGGACGACCCGTACGACGAGGTCATCGCCGAGGCGGTGCTGGCCCAGGACCGCCGGCTGCCCGCGCTCGAGCGCGTCCGACGCGGGATCGCGACGGCGTGGGACGCCCTGCCCGAGCCGGGCGAGGCCGAGACGCACGCGCGCGTCCGGCTCATCGCCGGGCACCGCGGCCTCATGGCGCGCGCCTGGGAGAACAACCGCCGCACCGGCGAGCTCGTCGTCGACGCGCTCGTCGCCGACGGTGCCGATCCCCTGGAGGCGAGCGTCGCGGCCGGGGCGTGCCTGGCCGCCCTCATGGAGGCGCTGCTGCGGTGGGGCCTCGCACCCGCCGGGCGCGAGCTCGGCCCCCTCGTCCGGCAGTCCCTGGCGTACCTGGCGGTCGTCCCGGTCGCGCCCACGGGCACCGACGCGGTGCGGTCATGA
- a CDS encoding ABC transporter ATP-binding protein, which yields MTTPPGGLRGPDGALVRLSGVRRAFGDEVAVDGLDLTVRAGEIHAVVGLNGAGKSTLMRLALGMLRPDAGTAHLRTVDGTEVPAWRAPAAAWARVGHLVEAPFAYAELTVTEMVVAAARLRGLSRTDAPPAARRAVHALGLAHWERRRTRTLSSGNRQRLGLACAAVHRPHLLILDEPSTALDPAGVVLVRTWLQRTRDDGAGVLVSSHHLDEVARVADRITVVHRGRAVGALAPDGVDLERQFFTMVHATEESAPTPGAGAGGSR from the coding sequence ATGACGACTCCCCCGGGCGGCCTGCGCGGCCCCGACGGTGCGCTCGTCCGGCTGTCGGGCGTCCGTCGGGCCTTCGGCGACGAGGTCGCCGTGGACGGGCTGGACCTCACGGTGCGAGCCGGGGAGATCCACGCGGTCGTCGGGCTCAACGGCGCCGGCAAGTCGACGCTCATGCGGCTCGCGCTGGGGATGCTGCGGCCGGACGCGGGGACCGCGCACCTGCGCACCGTCGACGGGACCGAGGTCCCGGCGTGGCGGGCGCCGGCCGCTGCGTGGGCGCGGGTCGGTCACCTCGTGGAGGCCCCCTTCGCCTACGCGGAGCTGACGGTGACCGAGATGGTCGTCGCCGCGGCGCGGCTGCGCGGCCTGTCGCGCACCGACGCGCCCCCGGCCGCGCGTCGCGCCGTGCACGCCCTCGGGCTCGCGCACTGGGAGCGGCGCCGGACCCGGACCCTGTCGTCGGGCAACCGGCAGCGCCTCGGGCTGGCCTGCGCCGCGGTGCACCGGCCCCACCTGCTGATCCTGGACGAGCCGTCGACGGCGCTCGACCCCGCCGGGGTGGTCCTCGTCCGGACGTGGCTGCAGCGCACCCGCGACGACGGCGCCGGCGTACTGGTCTCGAGCCACCACCTCGACGAGGTCGCCCGCGTCGCGGACCGGATCACCGTCGTCCACCGCGGCCGCGCCGTCGGAGCCCTCGCCCCCGACGGGGTCGACCTGGAACGTCAGTTCTTCACCATGGTCCACGCCACCGAGGAGTCGGCTCCGACCCCCGGTGCGGGCGCGGGGGGTTCCCGGTGA